From Streptomyces sp. GSL17-111, one genomic window encodes:
- a CDS encoding glycerol-3-phosphate dehydrogenase/oxidase, with amino-acid sequence MRTATMGPAERAESLARMAERELDVLVVGGGVVGAGTVLDAATRGLSTGIVEARDWASGTSSRSSKLIHGGLRYLEMLDFALVREALKERGLLLERIAPHLVKPVPFLYPLQHRGWERWYAGSGVALYDAMSVSSGRGRGLPLHRHLSRRKALRVAPCLRDDALAGALQYYDAQTDDARFVTALVRTAASYGAHAANRARVVGFLREGERVVGARVKDLESGGEFEVRAQQVINATGVWTDDTQGLIAERGQFHVRASKGIHLVVPRDRVNSSTGLILRTEKSVLFVIPWGRHWIVGTTDTGWELDKAHPAASSADIDYLLERVNSVLSTPLTRDDVEGVYAGLRPLLAGESDATSKLSREHTVAHPVPGMVVVAGGKYTTYRVMAKDAVDEAVRGLDHRVAACCTEDVPLAGAEGYPARWNARARTAARTGLHVARVEHLLNRYGTLAEEVLDLIEREPHLGEPLPAADDYLKAEIVYACSHEQARHLDDVLTRRTRISIETFDRGTRSARECAELMAGVLGWDEGQIAREVEHYEKRVEAERESQRQPDDQTADAARLGAPEIVGG; translated from the coding sequence ATGAGGACAGCGACGATGGGACCGGCGGAACGGGCCGAGTCCCTCGCCCGAATGGCCGAACGGGAGCTGGACGTTCTCGTGGTGGGCGGCGGGGTGGTCGGCGCCGGCACGGTGCTGGACGCCGCCACGCGCGGGCTGTCGACGGGCATCGTGGAGGCGCGGGACTGGGCGTCGGGGACGTCGAGCCGGTCCAGCAAGCTCATCCACGGCGGGCTGCGCTACCTGGAGATGCTGGACTTCGCGCTCGTGCGGGAGGCGCTGAAGGAGCGCGGGCTGCTGCTGGAGCGGATCGCCCCGCACCTGGTGAAGCCGGTGCCGTTCCTCTACCCGTTGCAGCACCGGGGCTGGGAGCGCTGGTACGCCGGCTCGGGCGTGGCGCTGTACGACGCGATGTCGGTGTCCTCCGGGCGGGGGCGCGGGCTGCCGCTGCACCGGCACCTGAGTCGGCGGAAGGCGCTGCGGGTGGCGCCGTGCCTGCGGGATGACGCGCTCGCGGGCGCCTTGCAGTACTACGACGCGCAGACGGACGACGCCCGGTTCGTGACGGCGCTCGTGCGCACGGCGGCCTCGTACGGGGCGCACGCGGCGAACCGCGCGCGGGTCGTCGGCTTCCTGCGGGAGGGTGAGCGGGTCGTCGGGGCGCGGGTGAAGGACCTGGAGTCCGGCGGTGAGTTCGAGGTGCGGGCCCAGCAGGTCATCAACGCGACCGGGGTGTGGACGGACGACACCCAGGGGCTGATCGCGGAGCGCGGGCAGTTCCACGTGCGTGCCTCCAAGGGAATTCACCTGGTGGTTCCGCGCGATCGGGTGAACTCGTCCACGGGCCTGATCCTGCGCACGGAGAAGAGCGTGCTCTTCGTCATCCCGTGGGGCCGGCACTGGATCGTCGGGACGACGGACACCGGGTGGGAGCTGGACAAGGCGCATCCGGCGGCGTCCAGCGCCGACATCGACTACCTGCTGGAACGCGTCAACTCGGTGCTGTCGACCCCGCTGACGCGCGACGACGTGGAGGGGGTCTACGCGGGGCTGCGCCCGCTGCTGGCCGGGGAGTCGGACGCGACGAGCAAGCTGTCGCGCGAGCACACCGTCGCGCACCCGGTGCCGGGGATGGTCGTCGTGGCGGGCGGCAAGTACACGACGTACCGGGTGATGGCGAAGGACGCGGTCGACGAGGCCGTGCGCGGGCTCGACCACCGGGTCGCCGCCTGCTGCACCGAGGACGTGCCGCTGGCCGGGGCCGAGGGCTACCCGGCGCGGTGGAACGCCCGCGCGCGGACGGCCGCCCGCACCGGTCTCCACGTCGCACGGGTCGAGCACCTGCTCAACCGCTACGGGACGCTGGCGGAGGAGGTCCTCGACCTCATCGAGCGGGAGCCCCACCTGGGCGAGCCGCTGCCCGCCGCCGACGACTATTTGAAGGCCGAGATCGTGTACGCCTGTTCGCACGAGCAGGCCCGGCACCTGGACGACGTGCTGACGCGGCGTACGCGCATCTCGATCGAGACGTTCGACCGGGGGACGCGCAGCGCCCGGGAGTGCGCGGAGCTGATGGCCGGTGTGCTGGGCTGGGACGAGGGGCAGATCGCGCGCGAAGTGGAGCACTACGAGAAGCGTGTTGAGGCCGAGCGTGAGTCGCAGCGCCAGCCTGACGACCAGACGGCCGACGCGGCCCGGCTCGGGGCGCCGGAGATCGTCGGGGGGTGA
- a CDS encoding nucleotide sugar dehydrogenase, producing the protein MPADLAVVGLGHLGLPAAQAATAAGISTIGYDADERAVTDLATGRQPPCGTLTAADIRRMLSTGFAPTADPAALGRVRTALLCAPTPLGADGALDLTAVRAAATTLAAHLRPRTTVVVESAVYPGTTETEIRTLLERGSGLRAGHDFHLAVCPARLDPGNRAFRHSAVPRVIGGYTPACTEAAAAVYGRLTDKVVRARGLREAETTHLLEVNYRHLNIALANEMAILCHDLDVDLWDVIRCAETKPFGFAPFRPGPGVGGHAAPVDPNYLAYRNRTLGHPLRLVELAREVNDRMPRYITQRATTLLNEHGKSARGARILLLGVTYKPDLADQAGSPAREIATRLLDLGAQLSYHDPHVPQWHAAGRPIPRADSLYDTAGAADLTLLLQPHRTYDLAGLAAKAQLLLDTRGTTPTGTAYRL; encoded by the coding sequence ATGCCCGCAGATCTCGCCGTTGTCGGCCTCGGACATCTCGGCCTCCCCGCAGCCCAGGCCGCGACGGCGGCGGGCATCAGCACCATCGGCTACGACGCCGACGAACGCGCCGTCACCGACCTGGCCACCGGACGCCAGCCGCCCTGCGGCACCCTGACGGCCGCCGACATCCGCCGCATGCTCTCCACCGGCTTCGCCCCCACCGCCGACCCGGCCGCCCTCGGCCGCGTCCGCACCGCCCTCCTCTGCGCCCCGACGCCGCTGGGAGCCGACGGCGCCCTGGACCTCACCGCCGTCCGCGCCGCCGCCACCACCCTCGCCGCGCACCTGCGCCCCCGGACGACGGTCGTCGTCGAGTCGGCCGTCTACCCCGGCACCACCGAGACCGAGATCCGCACCCTCCTCGAACGCGGCTCCGGCCTCCGCGCGGGCCACGACTTCCACCTCGCCGTCTGCCCCGCCCGCCTCGACCCCGGCAACCGCGCCTTCCGGCACAGCGCCGTCCCCCGCGTCATCGGCGGCTACACCCCCGCCTGCACCGAGGCCGCCGCCGCCGTCTACGGCCGCCTCACCGACAAGGTGGTGCGCGCCCGGGGCCTGCGCGAGGCCGAGACGACGCACCTGCTGGAAGTCAACTACCGGCACCTCAACATCGCCCTGGCCAACGAGATGGCGATCCTCTGCCACGACCTGGACGTCGACCTGTGGGACGTCATCCGCTGCGCCGAGACGAAACCCTTCGGCTTCGCCCCCTTCCGCCCCGGGCCCGGCGTCGGCGGCCACGCCGCGCCCGTCGACCCCAACTACCTCGCCTACCGCAACCGCACCCTCGGCCACCCGCTCCGCCTGGTCGAGCTGGCCCGCGAGGTCAACGACCGGATGCCGCGCTACATCACCCAGCGCGCGACGACCCTGCTCAACGAGCACGGCAAGTCCGCACGCGGCGCCCGCATCCTCCTCCTCGGCGTCACCTACAAGCCCGACCTCGCCGACCAGGCCGGCTCCCCCGCCCGCGAGATCGCCACCCGCCTCCTCGACCTCGGCGCGCAGCTCAGCTACCACGACCCGCACGTCCCGCAGTGGCACGCGGCCGGCCGCCCCATCCCCCGCGCCGACAGCCTCTACGACACGGCCGGCGCCGCCGACCTCACCCTCCTCCTCCAACCCCACCGCACCTACGACCTCGCGGGGCTGGCCGCCAAGGCCCAACTCCTCCTCGACACCCGCGGCACCACCCCCACCGGCACGGCGTACCGGCTCTGA
- a CDS encoding serine/threonine-protein kinase: MGEDDGRTVKADAATDGTDAAKRRERTGNTDATAREDVARSGEKPEVRAEEGTGGRAVGEEKPGGASGRGASTATPSGTPSDARSAREDEAVPASGPDAAPATEDASPGGAAGTGAADGKADDREAEDGESDDGEAAAKGRETGRLLAGRYRLGGVQGRGGMGTVWRARDEVLGRTVAVKELRFPSDIDEDEKRRLITRTLREAKAIARIRSGSAVTVFDVVDEDDRPWIVMELVEGRSLAEVIREDGPVPPRRAAEIGLAVLGVLRAAHREGIVHRDVKPSNVLIEQDTGRVVLTDFGIAKVEGDPSVTSTGMLVGAPSYISPERARGQRPGPPADMWSLGGLLYAAVEGTPPYDKGSAIATLTAVMTDPLEPPRNASELEEVIYGLLIKDPAKRLDDAGARVLLQAVLDAPADSELAATSTATRTVAMPEPSSGTARPKGGPARQDQRSRTTTAPTGRGEPKRRTLAAFGSMSGGRGAQGGPDGEGADGRPSGVMVAAIAIVVLGVLGAVLAFTLNSGDGDEQDPPGSSDTADSGGTGEDEGDGAEKPGNGDQADRGKSADGAGAEGADASGAEDGGSDGGEDAKGEDGDAAARGGGDDGGEDGADAAPEGYATVTDEQFRFAMALPEGWERVRIAGQNSGGVYAAESGAAPSVQVDYTNAPGDDAVAAWEQLERAVKGTFPQYERVGLEEVAWRDYPTVADWSYEYTRDGERMRALNRGFRVDGGRGHAILVTCQADEWDGKECRTLRETAFDTFEPVDP, translated from the coding sequence ATGGGCGAGGACGACGGCAGGACGGTCAAGGCCGACGCCGCCACCGACGGCACGGACGCCGCCAAGCGCAGAGAACGCACCGGGAACACGGACGCCACCGCGCGCGAGGACGTTGCCCGGAGCGGCGAGAAGCCCGAGGTGAGAGCCGAGGAGGGCACGGGCGGGCGCGCAGTCGGCGAGGAGAAGCCCGGTGGTGCGTCGGGGCGCGGCGCCTCGACCGCTACCCCGTCCGGCACGCCGTCCGACGCTCGATCCGCACGCGAGGACGAGGCCGTACCCGCCTCCGGGCCCGACGCCGCCCCCGCCACCGAGGACGCCTCGCCCGGCGGCGCGGCCGGGACCGGCGCGGCGGACGGCAAGGCGGACGACCGTGAGGCGGAGGACGGCGAGTCGGACGACGGTGAGGCCGCCGCCAAGGGCCGGGAGACCGGACGGCTGCTCGCCGGGCGGTACCGGCTCGGCGGCGTCCAGGGCCGGGGCGGCATGGGGACGGTGTGGCGGGCACGGGACGAGGTCCTGGGCCGCACCGTCGCGGTGAAGGAGCTGCGCTTCCCCTCCGACATCGACGAGGACGAGAAGCGCCGCCTCATCACCCGCACCCTGCGCGAGGCCAAGGCCATCGCCCGGATCCGCAGCGGCAGCGCGGTCACCGTCTTCGACGTGGTCGACGAGGACGACCGGCCGTGGATCGTCATGGAGCTGGTCGAGGGCCGCTCGCTGGCCGAGGTGATCCGGGAGGACGGTCCCGTGCCGCCGCGCCGGGCCGCCGAGATCGGGCTGGCCGTGCTCGGCGTGCTGCGCGCCGCCCACCGGGAGGGCATCGTCCACCGCGACGTCAAGCCGTCCAACGTGCTGATCGAGCAGGACACCGGCCGCGTCGTCCTCACCGACTTCGGCATCGCCAAGGTGGAGGGCGATCCGTCGGTGACGTCCACCGGCATGCTCGTCGGCGCTCCGTCGTACATCTCGCCGGAGCGGGCACGCGGCCAGCGTCCCGGGCCGCCCGCCGACATGTGGTCACTCGGCGGGCTGCTCTACGCCGCCGTGGAGGGCACCCCGCCCTACGACAAGGGCTCGGCCATCGCCACCCTGACCGCCGTCATGACCGACCCGCTGGAGCCGCCGCGCAACGCGAGCGAGCTGGAGGAGGTCATCTACGGGCTCCTCATCAAGGACCCGGCGAAGCGGCTGGACGACGCGGGCGCCCGGGTGCTGCTCCAGGCGGTGCTGGACGCCCCGGCCGACTCCGAGTTGGCGGCCACCAGCACCGCGACCCGGACGGTCGCGATGCCCGAGCCGTCCTCCGGTACGGCGCGACCGAAGGGCGGCCCGGCGCGGCAGGACCAGCGGTCGCGGACGACGACGGCGCCGACCGGGCGTGGTGAGCCGAAGCGGCGCACGCTCGCGGCCTTCGGGTCGATGAGTGGCGGGCGCGGTGCGCAGGGCGGACCGGACGGCGAGGGCGCCGACGGACGGCCCTCCGGGGTCATGGTCGCGGCCATCGCGATCGTCGTGCTCGGCGTCCTCGGTGCGGTGCTGGCCTTCACGCTGAACAGCGGCGACGGCGACGAGCAGGACCCGCCGGGCTCCAGTGACACGGCCGACTCCGGCGGTACCGGCGAGGACGAGGGCGACGGCGCGGAGAAGCCCGGCAACGGCGACCAGGCCGACCGGGGCAAGAGCGCGGACGGCGCCGGGGCCGAGGGCGCGGACGCGTCCGGCGCCGAGGACGGCGGCAGCGACGGCGGCGAGGACGCCAAGGGCGAGGACGGGGACGCGGCGGCCCGGGGCGGCGGTGACGACGGCGGGGAGGACGGCGCCGACGCAGCGCCCGAGGGCTACGCCACCGTCACCGACGAGCAGTTCCGCTTCGCCATGGCGCTGCCCGAGGGGTGGGAGCGGGTCCGCATAGCGGGCCAGAACTCGGGCGGGGTCTACGCCGCCGAGTCGGGCGCGGCCCCCAGCGTCCAGGTCGACTACACGAACGCGCCGGGCGACGACGCGGTGGCGGCCTGGGAACAGTTGGAGCGCGCCGTGAAGGGCACGTTCCCGCAGTACGAGCGCGTCGGCCTCGAAGAGGTGGCGTGGCGCGACTACCCGACCGTCGCGGACTGGAGTTACGAGTACACCCGCGACGGCGAGCGGATGCGCGCACTGAACCGGGGCTTCCGGGTGGACGGGGGCCGTGGGCACGCGATTCTGGTCACGTGTCAGGCGGACGAGTGGGACGGGAAGGAGTGCCGGACGCTGCGCGAGACGGCGTTCGACACCTTCGAGCCGGTGGATCCGTAG